Genomic window (Phycisphaerae bacterium):
GAACGACCTACCACATCGACCCGCTTCGGGGAAAGGACGAGAACAGCGGGCTCCAGCCCGGTGAGGCTTGGAGGGGTCCCAAGCCCCTCAGCCGGTTGGCGCTGGCCCCCGGCGATCGGATCGAGGTCTCTCCTGGTGGGTTCACCGAGACGATCCGGCTCACCGGGTCCGGCACGGCTGAGCATCCCGTCGAGATCCATTTCGCCCCCGGCGACTATGACTTCCATCCGACCGACGCCCTCAAACTCCCGCTTCACATCTCCAACACCAACGATGGTCCCTATATCCCCAAATCGATCGGATTGCTCTTCGATGACATCCAGCATCTGAACGTCCGAGGTAACGGGGCAAACCTCTACTTCCACGGGAAGATGATCGAGGTCATGGTCGACCGCGCCGAGAACATCGACTTGAGCGGGCTGACTTTTGACTACCGCAGGCCGTCGGTCTCGGAATGCACCATTCTCACCGTCGATACCGACCATGCCGACGTTCTGGTCCATCCCGATTCGCACTATGCCGTCGAAGACGAAAAGCTGATCTGGATCGGCGAAGGGGGCGATCCCCGGGGCTGGACCTGATTCAGGAGTACGATCCCATCGACGGCCGCGTCTGGCGGCGAAACAGTCCCCTGGAGGCGATCCTGTGCGTGAAGGAACTCGCGCCACGCACGCTGCGGCTCTTCTTCAAAGACAATCCAAACCTGACTCCGGGACGCGTGCTCCAGTTCCGCGACATCTTCCGCGACTGCGCCGGCGGGTTCGTCCGCAACAGCCGCAACCTGGCCTGGCGAGACTGCGCCTTCCACCACCTCTACGGCCTGGGCATCGTCCATCAATTCAGCGAGAACCTGAGCTATGATCGGATCACCTTCGCTCCGCGCAGCGGCTCCGGACGCACCTGCGCCGGTTGGGCCGACCTGCTTCACTTCTCCGGCTGCAAGGGCAAGATCCACGTCGCCGACTGCGAGATGTCCGGCACCAACGACGACCCCATCAACGTCCACGGCACCCACCTGCGGATCGTCGAGCGCCTCGACGACCACCGCATCCGCGTGTGTTTCATGCATCCTCAGTCCTATGGCTTCCAAGCCTTCTTCCCGGGTGACCAGATCGAGTTCGTCAACCACGCCTCCCTCCACTCCTACGCCTCAAATGCGGTCCTGGCCGTCACAATGGAGGACGACAAGAACATCCTGCTGACCCTGGAGTCCCCGATCCCGGCGTTCCAGCAAGGCGACGTGGTCGAGAACGTCACCTGGACGCCCGAAGTCGAGGTCCGCAACTGCACCGTCTCCGTCGACTCCTGCCGCGGATTCCTGCTGACCACCCGCAAGCCGATCCTCATCGAGAACAACACCTTCATCAAGACCACGATGCCGGCCATCCTGATCGCCGACGACGCCAACTCATGGTTCGAGTCCGGCCCCGTCCGCGACGTGACCATCCGCGGCAATCGCTTCGTCCAGTGCCACGAACCGGTCATCGAAATCGCCCCGGAAAACCTCACCGAGAAGCCCGAGGAACCCGTCCACCGCAACGTCCGCATCCTGGACAACGTCTTCGACCTGATCGGCGAACACGCCGTCTCCGCCAAGAGCGTCAAGGGCCTGACCATCGCCGGCAACCGCTTCTCCCGCGACCGCGTCACCGTCGACCTCCGCAGTTGCACCGACGTCACCATCGAAAACAACGGCCCAACCAACGTGGTCGCGGAATCTCCCGGTTCCGCATCTTGATATGCGGCAATCTCAGTTTTCATCTCCCCCCTTCCATCCACTTCTTGAGATTGCCCCGCCAGACCCGCTACAATCATCAGCCGACAATCAGACGAACCCGGCTTCTCGGAGCAAACCATGCGACGATACGAAATCACGTTCAACAGCGTCAACGCCGAAGGATCCCCAAAACCCATCTCCGCCCTCGTGATCGAACCGGACCGGCACACCGCGAGCACCGGCGTGATGCTCTGCACCCACGGCTGGGGCTGCAACCGCTACTACGACGTCGACAAGATCGAATGGTCCTGCGAGCGGTTCGATCTCGTGTGCGTCTCGGTCGAATACCGCGACTGCGGCTTCGAATTCAACCCAGCCACCGGCGCCGGCTACTGCCGACCGTACGACACCAGCTTCTACCAGGTCTTCGACGTGCTCAACGGCCTGCGCACCGTGCTGGACATCCACCCGAAAATCAACCGCCGGCGACTCTTCCACTTCGCCCGCAGCCAGGGCGGACACATCGCCCTGATCTCCTCGATGTTCGCTCCCCACACCTTCGCCGCCCTGCTGCTCTCCTCGCCGATCACCCACCTGGACCCGAACCTGCTCACCTGGCCCGGCCGCGACTTCTCAGCCGCTGAGCTCTCCGTCCGCGACATGCTCGAACACGCCGACCGGATCGACTGCCCGCTGTTCATCGACCACGGCACCGGCGATACCGTCGTGCCGCATGACATCCACACCCAGGCCCTCGCCGCCAAACTCAGATCGCTGGGCAAAAAGCCGTCCGTGCGGTACTACAAGGGCGGCGAACACGACCTGACCCCGACCACCACGATGCTTAAGGCCTTCAAAGCCATGGTTCCCAGACCGCTGCGAACCCTGACCAACACCCAGAAAGACATCTTCCTGACCGGCGGCCAAGTCGAAATCCCCTGCGCCGACAAAACCCTCCGCATCGACTGGTCCAAACCCACGGACGACACCCGGCTCCTCGCCTGGACATGACGGGGCGCTGGACTGGAGACCTCGCAAGCCGCCGTGCGCCACTCGAGGCGCAACTCACCGGGTTTCGATACCTTCGAACCGCACCCGGCCGTTGTGGCTGAAGAAAAACAGTCGCGATCCTCGAAGTTGGCCCAAGCGGTTGACCAGGCACCGCCGCCGATCGATGCACACGTCGATGATGTCGCCCCGCATCACGATGTCCAGGTCGAAGGGCCTATCCAAGCCCTCCACGCAGGCGATTGACTGGTTGTGCAATTCCACGGTTCGCTCGACCGGACGAAAACTCAGATCGTAGCCCGTCTCGTAGCGGCCAAAGCCCCGCAGACGCAGCCCGAAATGCCGGGCGCCCACCTGCGGATGCACCCGCATCGTGATCCGCGCGTCGTTCGGCACGGCATCCAGCGCTGCCACCTCAAACGCACTCGAGGAATCCAGTTCGACAGCCATGCCGTCGCCGCGGGCACCAGCCGTCAAGGCCGAAAACCTCATCGCCAGCGGATCGCCCTCGATCGGCATCATCTCCGGTACGAACTTTACGCCCAGCGTCCCGTCCGCGTGCTGCACCAGTTCACGGAACACGGCGTTGCCCGCCCACATGAGCTGCCCGTCATCCCGGCCGCCCTCACGGCTGGCCACAAACGCCACGCCTATCCGCCGATTGTCCCGGTATGGTGCGGTCTTCATCACCCGGGCGTATGTCCCCTCAAGCACATCGACCGGCGGGCAAATCCACGGCCCCAACGGGCTCCGCGACATCCGGTACCGCGCCATCGCATCGATCCCGAACAACAGATAGTACCAGCCGTTCCAGTAGAAATGCTCCGGGCATTCCGGGTCCTGTCCGCAATAACCGGGAAACAGGAACGGTTCTTCGAAACTCCAGGTCTTGAAGTCCGCCGAACTAAGATGGGCCAGACACCCGTTATAGCGGGGAACTCCGCAGCCCACCCGTTGACTCGTCACCAACATGTGGAAGACCCCCGTGGCGTCATCCCGGAAAACACATGGGTCGCGGAAGCTGAACGTGTGGTAACCAGCCGGCGGCGAAATCAGCGGGTTCGGCGACGTCTTGCTGAAGTTCACGCCGTCGGAACTGACCGCCAGGCTCACGTGCTGCGACGCATCAGCCATCCGCGTGGAGTAAAAGGCGTAGTACGTGCCCTTGTGGTGAAACACCG
Coding sequences:
- a CDS encoding right-handed parallel beta-helix repeat-containing protein, which produces MKELAPRTLRLFFKDNPNLTPGRVLQFRDIFRDCAGGFVRNSRNLAWRDCAFHHLYGLGIVHQFSENLSYDRITFAPRSGSGRTCAGWADLLHFSGCKGKIHVADCEMSGTNDDPINVHGTHLRIVERLDDHRIRVCFMHPQSYGFQAFFPGDQIEFVNHASLHSYASNAVLAVTMEDDKNILLTLESPIPAFQQGDVVENVTWTPEVEVRNCTVSVDSCRGFLLTTRKPILIENNTFIKTTMPAILIADDANSWFESGPVRDVTIRGNRFVQCHEPVIEIAPENLTEKPEEPVHRNVRILDNVFDLIGEHAVSAKSVKGLTIAGNRFSRDRVTVDLRSCTDVTIENNGPTNVVAESPGSAS
- a CDS encoding prolyl oligopeptidase family serine peptidase — its product is MRRYEITFNSVNAEGSPKPISALVIEPDRHTASTGVMLCTHGWGCNRYYDVDKIEWSCERFDLVCVSVEYRDCGFEFNPATGAGYCRPYDTSFYQVFDVLNGLRTVLDIHPKINRRRLFHFARSQGGHIALISSMFAPHTFAALLLSSPITHLDPNLLTWPGRDFSAAELSVRDMLEHADRIDCPLFIDHGTGDTVVPHDIHTQALAAKLRSLGKKPSVRYYKGGEHDLTPTTTMLKAFKAMVPRPLRTLTNTQKDIFLTGGQVEIPCADKTLRIDWSKPTDDTRLLAWT
- a CDS encoding family 43 glycosylhydrolase, yielding MQYYKPDGPYFVGDCMPFYHDGVFRLYYLLDENHHTSRGWLGNHQWAQASSPDLVHWTHHGLTIPITADWEGSICTGSVFHHKGTYYAFYSTRMADASQHVSLAVSSDGVNFSKTSPNPLISPPAGYHTFSFRDPCVFRDDATGVFHMLVTSQRVGCGVPRYNGCLAHLSSADFKTWSFEEPFLFPGYCGQDPECPEHFYWNGWYYLLFGIDAMARYRMSRSPLGPWICPPVDVLEGTYARVMKTAPYRDNRRIGVAFVASREGGRDDGQLMWAGNAVFRELVQHADGTLGVKFVPEMMPIEGDPLAMRFSALTAGARGDGMAVELDSSSAFEVAALDAVPNDARITMRVHPQVGARHFGLRLRGFGRYETGYDLSFRPVERTVELHNQSIACVEGLDRPFDLDIVMRGDIIDVCIDRRRCLVNRLGQLRGSRLFFFSHNGRVRFEGIETR